The Halococcus agarilyticus genome includes a region encoding these proteins:
- a CDS encoding ABC transporter permease has product MTAIGRVGAEFTAAWRSFLRRRTAVFFTFFFPVLLILIFGVLVQTQPTGGGLFTEPAGYYVPGYLAVVVLFTPLSRIGSTVARHRDGNRFEKLATTPLSRAEWLLARTLVNVVIIGIASLLILGLVVLVTGADVVLSPALIPFVGVAVALFCGVGALLGSLADSTDGTIAASNTIALPLLFLSETFVPPDLLPTWFQPVVNLSPLTYFARGVRAVTNGTGAANWGGDLVVLCVLAVGFVALGAYALPRTD; this is encoded by the coding sequence GTGACCGCCATCGGCCGGGTCGGTGCGGAGTTCACGGCCGCCTGGCGATCGTTCCTCCGGCGGCGGACCGCGGTCTTCTTCACGTTCTTCTTTCCCGTCCTCCTGATCCTGATCTTCGGCGTGCTCGTCCAGACTCAGCCCACCGGCGGCGGGCTGTTCACCGAGCCGGCGGGCTACTACGTGCCTGGCTACCTCGCGGTCGTGGTGCTGTTCACACCGCTCTCGCGGATCGGCAGCACGGTCGCGCGCCACCGCGACGGCAACCGCTTCGAGAAGCTCGCGACCACGCCGCTCTCCCGTGCGGAGTGGCTGCTCGCCAGAACGCTCGTCAACGTCGTCATCATCGGGATCGCGAGCCTGCTCATCCTCGGGCTCGTGGTGCTCGTCACCGGGGCCGATGTAGTGCTCTCGCCGGCACTGATCCCGTTCGTCGGGGTCGCGGTCGCGCTGTTCTGTGGCGTCGGCGCGCTGCTCGGCAGCCTCGCCGACTCCACCGACGGGACGATCGCCGCGAGCAACACGATCGCGCTTCCACTTCTGTTCCTCTCGGAGACGTTCGTCCCGCCCGACCTCCTTCCGACGTGGTTCCAGCCGGTCGTGAATCTCTCCCCCCTCACCTACTTCGCGCGCGGCGTGCGCGCGGTGACGAACGGAACCGGCGCAGCGAACTGGGGCGGTGATCTCGTCGTCCTCTGCGTCCTCGCGGTCGGCTTCGTCGCGCTCGGAGCGTACGCCCTACCGCGAACGGACTGA
- a CDS encoding DUF420 domain-containing protein, which translates to MATASAEGPVKRHPLAVTAVLSVVGYVLVLGSFAGIVDVFPSIGEETVLLFSDAIAVINSLALTALLVGYVLIRRGDVWRHRAAMLTAFSLILGFLVLYLWKIGGGFEKSIVIREGQFLGNFAGIIEPIYLAMLAIHILLSAVAVPVVIYPVVLGLTHTPAELRETAHARIGRIAVASWSLSLFLGVVTYFLLNHVYSWVPR; encoded by the coding sequence ATGGCCACCGCGAGCGCCGAGGGGCCGGTGAAGCGACATCCGCTCGCCGTCACCGCCGTCCTCTCGGTCGTCGGCTACGTGCTCGTTCTCGGGAGCTTCGCCGGCATCGTCGACGTCTTCCCGTCGATCGGCGAAGAGACCGTGCTGTTGTTCTCGGATGCGATCGCGGTCATCAACAGCCTCGCGCTGACCGCGCTGCTCGTCGGCTACGTCCTCATCCGCCGCGGCGACGTGTGGCGACACCGCGCGGCGATGCTCACCGCCTTTTCGCTGATCCTCGGCTTCCTCGTGCTCTACCTCTGGAAGATCGGCGGGGGGTTCGAGAAGTCGATCGTGATCCGCGAGGGCCAGTTCCTCGGGAACTTTGCGGGTATCATCGAGCCGATCTACCTCGCCATGCTCGCGATCCACATCCTGCTGTCGGCGGTCGCGGTCCCGGTCGTGATCTACCCGGTGGTGCTCGGACTGACCCACACGCCCGCCGAACTCAGAGAGACCGCCCACGCACGGATCGGTCGGATCGCGGTCGCGTCGTGGTCGCTGAGCCTCTTTTTGGGCGTCGTGACCTACTTCCTGTTGAACCACGTCTACAGCTGGGTTCCGCGATAG
- a CDS encoding cobalamin B12-binding domain-containing protein — MSAGQTQQPIRCLVAKVGLDGHDRGAHVIARAFRDAGFEVVYSGLHRSPDEVVQAAVQEDVDVLGISILSGAHNTLVPKILEGLDEYDALDDTLVLVGGIVPDKDKDELKEQGVSAIFGPGASMEDTIEFVRENAPER, encoded by the coding sequence ATGAGTGCGGGGCAGACACAGCAACCGATCCGATGTCTCGTCGCCAAGGTGGGTCTCGACGGCCACGACCGCGGCGCACACGTCATCGCGCGGGCGTTCCGCGACGCGGGCTTCGAGGTGGTGTACTCGGGGCTCCATCGCTCGCCCGACGAGGTGGTTCAGGCAGCAGTTCAGGAAGACGTCGACGTGCTCGGGATCTCGATCCTCTCGGGCGCGCACAACACGCTCGTCCCCAAAATCTTGGAGGGTCTCGACGAGTACGACGCCCTCGACGATACCCTGGTACTGGTTGGCGGGATCGTCCCCGACAAGGACAAAGACGAGCTGAAAGAACAGGGCGTCTCGGCGATCTTCGGCCCCGGCGCGTCGATGGAGGATACCATCGAATTCGTCCGCGAGAACGCCCCCGAGCGATGA
- the meaB gene encoding methylmalonyl Co-A mutase-associated GTPase MeaB, with translation MSDLLERLLDGDHRALARTITNIENRAPGYRDLVSGLYEHAGTAEVIGITGSPGAGKSTLVDKMAETYRDRGETVGIIAIDPSSPFTGGAVLGDRIRMASNVGDMDVFFRSMSARGSLGGVSIATADAVKALDAFGKDRIIVETVGAGQNEIDIVKTADTVCVLVQPGSGDDVQMLKAGILEIADVFVVNKADLDGADRTVQELREMLDLRGNAGSGRNDQHASHGHHAEAEPAGDGADGHAGQTDGAALKQAEAEPGDDGGSDAVWTPPIVEAVATHGEGVDAFLDAIDDHHAHLDATGEAAAKARERYAEEIRTLLREDTAALLTEEIDARGGIDDLVDGVVAGETDPYGIADDVLDPVAACLRERREDG, from the coding sequence ATGAGCGACCTGCTCGAACGGCTGCTCGACGGTGACCACCGCGCGCTGGCGCGCACGATCACCAACATCGAGAACCGCGCGCCCGGCTACCGCGATCTGGTCTCGGGCCTCTACGAGCACGCCGGCACCGCCGAAGTGATCGGCATTACTGGAAGTCCCGGCGCGGGGAAATCCACACTGGTGGACAAGATGGCCGAGACGTACCGCGACCGCGGCGAAACAGTGGGAATAATCGCGATCGACCCGTCCTCGCCGTTCACCGGCGGCGCAGTGCTCGGCGACCGCATCCGGATGGCCTCGAACGTCGGCGACATGGACGTGTTCTTCCGGTCGATGAGCGCGCGCGGCAGCCTCGGTGGCGTCTCGATCGCCACCGCCGACGCGGTGAAAGCGCTCGACGCGTTCGGGAAGGACCGGATCATCGTCGAGACGGTGGGCGCAGGACAAAACGAGATCGACATCGTGAAGACCGCCGACACGGTCTGCGTGCTGGTCCAGCCGGGCAGCGGCGACGACGTCCAGATGCTCAAGGCCGGAATCCTGGAGATCGCGGACGTGTTCGTGGTGAACAAGGCCGATCTCGACGGGGCCGATAGAACAGTCCAGGAACTCCGAGAGATGCTCGACCTGCGCGGGAACGCCGGTTCGGGGAGGAACGACCAGCACGCGAGCCACGGTCACCACGCCGAAGCCGAGCCCGCCGGGGACGGTGCGGACGGGCACGCCGGCCAGACGGACGGAGCCGCGCTCAAGCAAGCCGAGGCCGAACCAGGCGACGACGGCGGGTCGGACGCGGTGTGGACGCCGCCGATCGTCGAGGCGGTCGCCACCCACGGCGAGGGCGTCGACGCGTTCCTCGACGCGATCGACGACCACCACGCCCATCTCGATGCGACCGGCGAGGCCGCCGCGAAGGCCCGCGAGCGCTACGCCGAGGAGATCCGAACCTTACTGCGCGAGGACACCGCCGCCCTGCTCACCGAGGAGATCGACGCCCGCGGCGGGATCGACGATCTCGTCGACGGTGTCGTCGCCGGCGAAACCGATCCGTACGGGATCGCCGACGACGTTCTCGACCCCGTTGCGGCGTGTCTCCGCGAGCGCCGCGAGGACGGATGA
- the polX gene encoding DNA polymerase/3'-5' exonuclease PolX codes for MSRNDAVADRFEEFADRLEATGVEYKPQSYRRAAENVRAHPESVESLVADDGEGIEEIEGVGEALAAKIVEYVETGDIEELEELRAELPVDMAALTSVEGVGPKTVGTLYDELGVEDLDDLETVASEEQIREISGFGATSEENILAGIAFARQANERSLLGDARPLGEDLKEYVADGVGGADGAVERCELAGSLRRWRETIGDVDLLVASDDPESVVEHFTEWDRADAVIEAGTSKASLRANGVRLDLRVVVPEEFGSALQYFTGSRDHNIGVRNRAIERDLKVNEYGVFDVSDVDDPDSGQRVGERVAGETESGMYEAIDLPSIPPELREDSGEIDAAAAGDLPNLVEPDAIRGDLHVHSDWSDGKYAIEEMIAGAAEFGHEYVCITDHASGPGIVADTGLSDDDLREQRGAIEDVVAAVDADIDVLCGVEANIDVDGGVSVGNEVLDDLDLVVASPHSGLDGDGTDRLVTAIEHPHVDIVGHPTGRYLNRRPGLELDFDRVARAAAEHGVALEVNANPQRLDLSGGAVRTAIEAGATIAVDTDAHRPASYELLRYGVHTARRGWAEAGDVLNARDLEGLCAFLAD; via the coding sequence GTGAGCCGAAACGACGCAGTCGCCGATCGGTTCGAGGAGTTCGCCGACCGACTCGAAGCTACCGGGGTCGAGTACAAACCCCAGTCCTACCGTCGGGCGGCCGAGAACGTCCGCGCCCACCCCGAATCCGTCGAATCGCTCGTGGCTGACGACGGGGAAGGAATCGAGGAAATCGAGGGAGTCGGTGAGGCGCTCGCCGCGAAGATCGTCGAGTACGTCGAAACGGGCGATATCGAGGAGTTGGAGGAACTCCGGGCGGAGCTGCCGGTCGACATGGCCGCGCTCACGAGCGTCGAGGGTGTCGGGCCGAAGACGGTCGGCACGCTGTACGACGAGCTCGGTGTCGAGGATCTCGACGACCTCGAAACCGTCGCCAGCGAGGAGCAGATCCGCGAGATCTCCGGGTTCGGCGCGACCTCGGAGGAGAACATCCTCGCGGGGATCGCGTTCGCGCGCCAGGCGAACGAGCGCTCGCTGCTCGGCGACGCGCGCCCGCTCGGTGAGGATCTCAAAGAGTATGTCGCGGACGGAGTGGGCGGGGCGGACGGGGCAGTCGAGCGGTGCGAGCTCGCGGGCTCGCTCCGGCGGTGGCGCGAGACCATCGGCGACGTTGATCTCCTCGTCGCGAGCGACGATCCCGAAAGCGTGGTCGAGCACTTCACCGAGTGGGATCGTGCCGACGCCGTGATCGAGGCGGGTACGAGTAAAGCAAGCCTCCGGGCGAACGGCGTCCGCCTCGATCTCCGGGTGGTCGTGCCGGAGGAGTTCGGGAGCGCGCTCCAGTACTTCACGGGGAGTCGCGACCACAATATCGGGGTCCGAAACCGTGCGATCGAGCGCGATCTGAAGGTCAACGAGTACGGTGTGTTCGACGTCAGCGACGTTGACGACCCCGACTCTGGCCAACGCGTCGGCGAGCGGGTCGCGGGCGAGACCGAGTCTGGAATGTACGAAGCGATCGATCTCCCCTCGATTCCGCCCGAGCTCAGGGAGGACAGCGGTGAGATCGACGCGGCCGCCGCGGGCGATCTCCCGAACCTCGTCGAACCGGACGCCATCCGCGGCGACCTTCACGTTCACTCGGACTGGTCGGACGGCAAGTACGCGATCGAGGAGATGATCGCTGGCGCGGCCGAGTTCGGGCATGAGTACGTCTGCATCACCGATCACGCGAGTGGGCCAGGGATCGTCGCCGACACCGGGCTCTCGGACGACGATCTCCGCGAGCAGCGCGGCGCGATCGAGGACGTGGTCGCCGCCGTCGACGCCGATATCGACGTACTCTGTGGTGTCGAGGCGAACATCGACGTCGACGGCGGGGTGTCGGTCGGCAATGAGGTGCTCGACGACCTCGATCTCGTGGTGGCCTCGCCGCACAGCGGACTCGACGGCGATGGCACCGACCGGCTCGTGACGGCGATCGAACATCCCCACGTCGATATCGTCGGCCACCCGACCGGGCGCTATCTGAACCGGCGACCGGGCCTCGAACTCGACTTCGATCGGGTCGCGCGCGCGGCCGCAGAGCACGGCGTCGCGCTCGAAGTCAACGCGAACCCCCAGCGGCTCGATCTCTCGGGCGGCGCGGTCCGGACCGCGATCGAGGCCGGGGCGACGATCGCCGTCGACACCGACGCCCACCGGCCGGCGAGCTACGAGCTGCTTCGCTACGGCGTCCACACCGCGAGGCGGGGCTGGGCCGAGGCCGGCGATGTGCTCAACGCCCGCGATCTCGAGGGACTGTGCGCATTTCTCGCCGACTGA
- a CDS encoding Mut7-C RNAse domain-containing protein, translated as MKLLFDVICGTIAVYCRMCGHDATYALDRGIEEVEREAPK; from the coding sequence GTGAAACTGCTGTTCGACGTGATATGCGGAACGATTGCAGTCTACTGCCGGATGTGTGGCCACGACGCGACCTACGCGCTCGATAGAGGAATCGAGGAGGTTGAGCGCGAGGCCCCGAAGTAA
- a CDS encoding translation initiation factor eIF-2B, producing MIDETVEEIREMRTHSSSVVAVKAAHALETLTEREFRSLDDYLRDVERNATALRQANPSHASLQNTQREIVEEVTGADPGDIEAAKARTSEAIRTVIERVEMAKRRAAEYGAAAIEDGMTVLTHDYSSTVLEAIELAARDGAALDVYVTEARPRYLGRKSARTLAGIDRIEPHLIVDSACGHFLPECDRVFFGMDCIVGDTLYNRVGTFPIAATAAACDVPVTVIGSGAKIIDEGFVFENEFRSSSEVMREPAEGFRLENPAYDATPVELLDSVITDEGMGALD from the coding sequence ATGATCGACGAGACGGTCGAGGAGATCCGGGAGATGCGGACCCACTCCTCCTCGGTGGTCGCCGTCAAGGCCGCCCACGCGCTCGAAACGCTGACTGAGCGGGAGTTCCGGAGCCTCGACGACTACCTCCGGGACGTCGAGCGCAACGCGACCGCGCTCCGCCAGGCCAACCCCTCCCACGCCTCGCTCCAGAACACCCAGCGCGAGATCGTCGAGGAGGTGACGGGCGCGGACCCCGGGGACATCGAGGCCGCGAAGGCCCGAACCAGCGAGGCGATCCGTACCGTGATCGAACGGGTCGAGATGGCGAAACGCCGGGCCGCCGAGTACGGCGCGGCCGCGATCGAGGACGGGATGACGGTGCTGACCCACGATTACTCCTCCACAGTCTTGGAGGCGATCGAACTCGCGGCGCGCGACGGGGCCGCCCTCGACGTCTACGTGACCGAGGCCCGTCCGCGCTACCTCGGGCGCAAGAGCGCGCGCACCCTCGCGGGGATCGATCGGATCGAGCCACACCTGATCGTCGACAGCGCCTGCGGGCACTTCCTCCCCGAGTGCGATCGCGTGTTCTTCGGGATGGACTGCATCGTCGGCGACACCCTCTACAACCGGGTCGGAACCTTTCCGATCGCCGCGACCGCCGCGGCCTGTGACGTGCCCGTCACCGTGATCGGCTCGGGGGCGAAGATCATCGACGAGGGGTTCGTCTTCGAGAACGAGTTCCGGTCGAGCAGCGAGGTGATGCGCGAACCGGCCGAGGGGTTCCGGCTCGAAAACCCCGCGTACGACGCGACGCCGGTCGAACTTCTCGATTCGGTCATCACCGACGAGGGGATGGGCGCGCTCGACTGA
- a CDS encoding phage terminase large subunit family protein, whose protein sequence is MTRSERRPPPDGGTRRKSTLYCPDCGHESTIGGDWRVEHTTDGDRDRAVYTCPECDAVVARRPARLALA, encoded by the coding sequence ATGACACGATCGGAACGCCGGCCACCACCGGACGGCGGCACACGACGGAAATCGACGTTGTACTGTCCTGACTGCGGCCACGAGAGCACGATCGGTGGCGACTGGCGCGTCGAACACACGACCGACGGTGACCGCGACCGCGCCGTCTACACCTGTCCCGAGTGTGACGCGGTCGTCGCCCGCCGACCCGCACGCCTCGCGCTTGCGTAG
- a CDS encoding proteasome assembly chaperone family protein, whose amino-acid sequence MAETIRTSPDATFDVIHDAEPPATLLAGFAEFGMAGLTAADSLVDQLDLEQTGHITADRLPAITPFSEGIARHHTRLFSRPDLDVTVLVGELFVPMPAAAALAESVLDWTEANGVTEAAVLSGVPMAHGPGEHRSFYVATEEYRERRLDGVDIEAMGGGFLDGINGTLMARGIDSPLDACVLTTPVHPLAPDAEAAARLLETADGIYDLGVDAEPLRSFAAEVRHHYESLADHVEREDHRYDDMMFG is encoded by the coding sequence ATGGCCGAGACGATCCGCACCAGCCCCGACGCGACGTTCGACGTGATCCACGACGCGGAGCCGCCGGCAACGCTGCTCGCGGGTTTCGCGGAGTTCGGGATGGCCGGCCTCACCGCCGCCGACTCGCTGGTCGACCAGCTCGATCTCGAACAGACGGGCCACATCACCGCCGACCGGCTCCCCGCGATCACGCCGTTCTCTGAGGGCATCGCACGCCACCACACGAGACTGTTCTCCCGTCCTGACCTCGACGTCACGGTGCTCGTGGGCGAACTGTTCGTCCCGATGCCGGCCGCCGCCGCGCTCGCCGAATCGGTCCTCGACTGGACCGAGGCGAACGGGGTCACGGAGGCCGCGGTTCTCTCGGGAGTACCGATGGCCCACGGCCCCGGCGAACACCGATCGTTCTACGTCGCCACCGAGGAGTACCGCGAACGACGGCTCGACGGTGTCGATATCGAGGCGATGGGCGGCGGCTTTCTCGACGGGATCAACGGCACGCTCATGGCTCGTGGGATCGACTCGCCGCTCGACGCCTGCGTGCTCACGACGCCCGTCCATCCGCTCGCACCCGACGCCGAGGCCGCCGCGCGGCTGCTCGAAACCGCCGACGGGATCTACGATCTCGGGGTCGACGCCGAGCCGCTGCGCTCGTTCGCGGCGGAGGTCCGCCACCACTACGAGAGCCTCGCCGATCACGTCGAGCGCGAGGACCACCGCTACGACGACATGATGTTCGGATAG
- a CDS encoding mechanosensitive ion channel family protein has product MEPVRVARGVTQGLQVGTEANGTTGNTTPENGSLANGTGEVVETASRLLPEWVPQWSVRVALALAVLAIAWYGSNVLVRLLGRRVARRFRRPSVSRAVLRSVRASVMLFAVFVVAALAGVDLGNILLSVTVLTAAVAVVAAPILGSIVSGLFVLTDQSYEIGDMVRIIDAADDTTGFIEDITLRYTKIFTLDNTFLVIPNGTIRDRDVINYSAEDPRTRLSLDILVTYEGDLDAARDLIERAARDVDVVIRGGPDIRIGSARYPAAPTCYINEYADSGVLLTLRYWVREPYKLLTVRSAVQENIWERLDGADVEFAYPHTQVVFDDSDDATPGDGPRFDDRRR; this is encoded by the coding sequence ATGGAGCCGGTGCGGGTGGCGCGCGGCGTCACGCAGGGGTTGCAGGTCGGTACCGAAGCCAACGGCACCACCGGGAACACGACGCCCGAGAACGGATCGCTGGCGAACGGGACCGGCGAGGTCGTCGAGACCGCGAGCCGGCTGCTCCCCGAGTGGGTCCCCCAGTGGTCGGTTCGGGTCGCGCTGGCGCTCGCGGTGCTCGCGATCGCGTGGTACGGCTCGAACGTGCTCGTCAGGCTGCTCGGCCGACGGGTGGCCAGACGTTTCAGGCGGCCGAGCGTCAGCCGGGCGGTGTTGCGGTCGGTCCGGGCGAGCGTCATGCTGTTCGCCGTGTTCGTGGTGGCCGCGCTCGCCGGGGTCGATCTCGGCAACATCCTGCTCTCGGTCACGGTGTTGACCGCGGCGGTCGCGGTCGTGGCCGCACCGATCCTCGGGAGCATCGTCAGCGGGCTGTTCGTGCTCACCGATCAGTCCTACGAGATCGGCGACATGGTGCGGATCATCGACGCCGCCGACGACACGACGGGGTTCATCGAGGACATCACGCTCCGATACACCAAGATCTTCACACTCGACAACACCTTTCTGGTGATCCCGAACGGGACGATTCGGGACCGCGACGTCATCAACTACTCCGCCGAGGACCCGCGGACGAGGCTCTCGCTCGACATCCTCGTGACCTACGAGGGGGATCTCGACGCGGCGCGGGACCTGATCGAGCGCGCGGCACGCGACGTCGATGTCGTCATCCGCGGCGGGCCGGACATCCGGATCGGCAGCGCGCGATACCCGGCCGCGCCGACGTGTTACATCAACGAGTACGCCGACAGCGGTGTGCTCCTGACCCTCAGATACTGGGTTCGGGAGCCGTACAAGCTTCTGACTGTTCGCTCCGCAGTGCAGGAGAACATCTGGGAGCGACTCGACGGGGCCGACGTGGAGTTCGCGTACCCACACACCCAGGTCGTCTTCGACGATTCCGACGACGCCACTCCGGGTGACGGACCGCGTTTCGACGATCGGCGGCGCTGA
- a CDS encoding universal stress protein — protein MTLVVVPVRYPLTEHSRRTLETAIAVADERDAALSVLHVDLYQANQRVTQTDLKHAVEGEFGSLDRTRYAVRTGFLVEETILDEVATEDADVVVIGRKQASRWRRMVRRITDEPDVAQYLSDQLDCRVVAAPRSE, from the coding sequence ATGACGCTGGTCGTCGTGCCCGTCCGGTACCCGCTGACCGAGCACTCCCGGCGCACGCTCGAAACCGCCATCGCGGTCGCCGACGAGCGCGACGCCGCGCTCTCGGTGCTCCACGTCGACCTCTACCAGGCGAACCAGCGGGTCACCCAGACCGACCTCAAGCACGCGGTCGAAGGCGAGTTCGGCTCGCTCGACCGGACACGGTACGCGGTCCGCACCGGCTTTCTCGTCGAGGAGACCATTCTCGACGAGGTCGCCACCGAGGACGCCGACGTGGTCGTGATCGGCCGGAAACAGGCCAGCCGGTGGCGACGGATGGTCCGCCGGATCACCGACGAACCCGACGTCGCACAGTACCTGAGCGACCAGCTCGACTGTCGCGTGGTCGCCGCACCCCGCTCCGAGTGA
- a CDS encoding DUF5816 domain-containing protein has protein sequence MDAKTTADGRQLYVDRETAERGSKGPFFVAYTTERADSRWGYYCANCGAFDNAMDAMGRLKCNACANIKKPDEWDAAHE, from the coding sequence ATGGACGCGAAGACGACCGCGGACGGCCGGCAGCTCTACGTCGACCGAGAGACGGCCGAGCGCGGCTCGAAGGGGCCGTTTTTCGTCGCTTACACCACGGAACGCGCCGATTCGCGGTGGGGCTACTACTGTGCGAACTGCGGCGCGTTCGACAACGCGATGGACGCGATGGGCCGGCTCAAGTGCAACGCGTGTGCCAACATCAAGAAGCCCGACGAGTGGGACGCGGCCCACGAGTAG
- a CDS encoding DUF7116 family protein: MRVVTTPPTQAARSIFTDLGYTVSGNGPEFSAERKWRVVDVTAADESTELPESGDLRCFVAREDAARDLRERLLATKPDYDWAVIGVDGAGEYEVLHPSLGPALVA; the protein is encoded by the coding sequence ATGAGGGTTGTTACCACGCCACCGACCCAAGCGGCTCGATCGATCTTCACCGACCTCGGCTACACCGTCTCCGGCAACGGCCCCGAGTTCAGCGCCGAACGCAAGTGGCGCGTCGTCGACGTCACTGCCGCCGACGAGTCGACCGAACTGCCCGAGTCGGGCGATCTCCGGTGTTTCGTCGCCCGAGAAGACGCCGCACGGGATCTTCGCGAGCGACTGCTCGCGACCAAACCCGACTACGACTGGGCGGTCATCGGCGTCGACGGTGCGGGTGAGTACGAGGTGCTCCACCCCTCGCTCGGCCCCGCGCTCGTCGCCTGA
- a CDS encoding pyridoxal-phosphate-dependent aminotransferase family protein has product MEPPDVGELVPPDRTLMGPGPSEVHPRVRRAMSTPMVGHLDPAFVDLMDEVQELLRYTFRTDNEFTIPVSGTGSAAMESAIANLTEPGDTALVPDNGYFGERMASMVRRAGGSVEVVEAPWGAPLDLDDVAAACETHDPDVVGFVHAETSTGVLQPDVPALTEIVHDHGALTIADTVTSLGGVELRVDEWGIDAAYSATQKCLSAPPGASPLTLSERAVEKVTNRDAPVRSWYLDLSLLADYWGEERAYHHTAPITNVYALREALRLVAEEGIENRWERHERVAGALRDGVEAMGLGLASESWLPSLNTVALPDGVDDAAVIDHLLSEHGIEVAGGLGDLAGDVLRVGCMGHSARPTNVLALVAALGDALEAQDGDVDPNAGLAAARRGL; this is encoded by the coding sequence ATGGAGCCACCCGACGTCGGCGAGCTCGTGCCGCCCGACCGGACCCTGATGGGGCCCGGTCCGAGCGAAGTCCACCCACGCGTCCGGCGCGCGATGAGCACCCCCATGGTCGGCCATCTCGATCCGGCGTTCGTCGACCTGATGGACGAGGTTCAGGAACTGCTTCGATACACCTTCCGGACCGACAACGAGTTCACCATCCCGGTGAGCGGCACAGGGTCGGCCGCGATGGAGAGCGCGATCGCGAACCTCACGGAACCAGGCGACACCGCGCTCGTCCCCGACAACGGCTACTTCGGCGAGCGGATGGCGTCGATGGTTCGCCGGGCCGGCGGCTCGGTCGAGGTCGTGGAAGCGCCGTGGGGCGCACCGCTCGACCTCGACGACGTGGCCGCCGCGTGCGAGACCCACGACCCCGACGTGGTGGGGTTCGTTCACGCCGAAACCAGCACCGGCGTCCTCCAGCCCGACGTGCCGGCGCTCACCGAGATCGTCCACGACCACGGCGCGCTCACGATCGCGGACACCGTGACGTCGCTCGGCGGCGTCGAACTCCGAGTCGACGAGTGGGGGATCGACGCGGCGTACTCGGCCACCCAGAAGTGCCTCTCCGCGCCGCCCGGCGCGAGCCCGCTCACCCTCTCCGAGCGCGCGGTCGAGAAGGTCACGAACCGCGACGCGCCGGTTCGCTCGTGGTATCTCGACCTCTCGCTGCTCGCGGACTACTGGGGCGAGGAGCGGGCGTACCACCACACCGCGCCGATCACCAACGTCTACGCGCTCCGCGAGGCGCTCCGGCTGGTGGCGGAGGAAGGGATCGAAAATCGGTGGGAGCGCCACGAGCGGGTCGCGGGCGCGCTCCGGGACGGCGTCGAGGCGATGGGGCTCGGCCTCGCGAGCGAGTCGTGGCTCCCGAGTCTCAACACCGTCGCCCTCCCCGACGGCGTCGACGACGCGGCGGTCATCGATCACCTGCTCTCCGAGCACGGGATCGAGGTCGCTGGCGGGCTCGGCGATCTCGCTGGCGACGTGCTGCGAGTGGGCTGTATGGGCCACTCCGCGCGGCCGACGAACGTCCTCGCGCTCGTGGCGGCGCTCGGCGATGCGCTCGAAGCTCAAGACGGCGACGTCGATCCCAATGCCGGCCTCGCGGCGGCGCGACGCGGGCTGTAA